The Streptomyces sp. HSG2 genome has a segment encoding these proteins:
- a CDS encoding glycoside hydrolase family 6 protein, with protein sequence MVAAASIVVAVATATGVLASPREGGGGDGVDPEAARSSPTVIADERPPAPNPVRPVSRHTEPSSAPSAAPRPATPFTPPDPPASGREPAEAEETPKTAGLYRHPDSRVLDWVRENPDDPRLPRIVSEIADRPAAVWFADYTPDTITERVRAVTSGGEAEGRVPVVVPYAIPDRDCGGHSLGGAPDLAAYDDWIDLFAAGLGSAEVIVVLEPDAVAQAECLTQVARDGRFASLARAGRVFKEANPRARVYFDAGHSGWHAPDVQAAWLRGAGAASPEASDGVFTNVSNFHTTADEVGYAREVLEALGGPESLGAVVDTSRNGNGPPADGAWCDPEGRALGRPPTLTTGEDRVDAYLWIKLPGESDGCLARPGTFSPEYASELAG encoded by the coding sequence ATGGTCGCCGCCGCGTCGATCGTGGTCGCCGTGGCCACGGCGACCGGGGTGCTCGCCTCGCCGAGAGAGGGCGGGGGAGGCGACGGGGTCGACCCCGAGGCCGCTCGGTCGTCGCCGACGGTGATCGCCGACGAGCGGCCTCCGGCGCCGAACCCGGTGCGGCCGGTCTCCCGTCACACCGAACCCTCGTCGGCGCCGTCCGCGGCGCCCCGCCCGGCCACACCCTTCACGCCTCCCGACCCTCCCGCGAGCGGCCGGGAACCGGCGGAGGCGGAGGAGACGCCGAAAACCGCGGGGCTGTACCGTCACCCCGATTCCCGGGTTCTCGACTGGGTTCGGGAGAACCCGGACGACCCGCGGCTTCCCAGGATCGTCTCCGAGATTGCCGACCGACCCGCGGCCGTGTGGTTCGCCGACTACACGCCGGACACCATCACCGAGCGGGTGCGGGCGGTGACCTCGGGCGGGGAGGCCGAGGGACGAGTGCCGGTCGTCGTGCCCTACGCCATCCCGGACCGGGACTGCGGCGGCCACTCGCTCGGCGGCGCCCCCGATCTCGCGGCCTACGACGACTGGATCGACCTGTTCGCCGCCGGCCTGGGAAGCGCCGAGGTCATCGTGGTACTGGAGCCCGACGCCGTCGCCCAGGCCGAGTGCCTGACCCAGGTGGCGCGTGACGGACGGTTCGCCTCCCTGGCCCGTGCCGGACGCGTGTTCAAGGAGGCCAATCCCCGGGCCAGGGTCTACTTCGACGCCGGTCACTCCGGTTGGCACGCGCCGGACGTCCAGGCCGCCTGGCTTCGGGGGGCCGGCGCGGCCTCACCCGAAGCCTCCGACGGTGTCTTCACCAACGTGTCCAACTTCCACACCACCGCGGACGAGGTGGGATACGCCCGGGAGGTGTTGGAGGCGCTCGGCGGTCCCGAGTCGCTGGGAGCGGTGGTGGACACCAGCCGCAACGGCAACGGGCCCCCGGCGGACGGTGCCTGGTGCGATCCCGAGGGGCGTGCCCTTGGTCGCCCCCCGACGCTGACCACCGGCGAGGATCGTGTGGACGCCTACCTGTGGATCAAGCTGCCGGGCGAGTCCGACGGGTGCCTGGCCAGGCCCGGCACGTTCAGCCCGGAGTACGCCAGCGAGCTGGCGGGCTGA
- a CDS encoding riboflavin synthase, with translation MFTGIVEELGEVAAVEILRDARRFRLRGAIVTEGVSHGDSIAVNGVCLTVVAHEGDEFTADVMAETLDRSGLGSLSVGSPVNLERPTAVGDRLGGHIVQGHVDGTGRVVERTPSDHWEIVRISLPATLARYVVEKGSVAVDGVSLTVVDVGADFFTVSLIPTTLELTTLGAKRIGDPVNLEVDVVAKYVERLMSLPAAENHR, from the coding sequence GTGTTCACCGGAATCGTCGAAGAGCTGGGCGAGGTAGCCGCCGTCGAGATCCTCCGCGACGCCCGCCGCTTTCGACTGCGCGGCGCCATCGTCACCGAGGGTGTGAGCCACGGCGACTCCATCGCCGTCAACGGCGTGTGCCTCACGGTCGTCGCACACGAGGGCGACGAGTTCACCGCCGACGTCATGGCGGAGACCCTTGACCGCTCCGGCCTGGGTTCCCTGTCGGTCGGCTCCCCGGTCAACCTGGAGCGGCCCACCGCCGTCGGCGACCGCCTCGGCGGACACATCGTGCAGGGCCATGTGGACGGGACGGGCCGAGTCGTGGAGCGCACGCCGTCCGACCACTGGGAGATCGTCAGGATCTCGCTCCCCGCCACCCTGGCCCGCTACGTCGTGGAGAAGGGCTCCGTGGCCGTCGACGGCGTCAGCCTGACCGTCGTCGACGTCGGGGCCGACTTCTTCACCGTCAGTCTGATCCCCACGACGCTGGAGCTGACCACGCTCGGCGCCAAGCGGATCGGCGACCCGGTCAACCTGGAGGTGGACGTGGTCGCCAAGTACGTCGAGCGCCTCATGTCCCTTCCCGCCGCGGAGAACCACCGGTGA
- a CDS encoding nicotinamide mononucleotide transporter family protein, translated as MNWLNAEAFTVLDQHIKWSDMIGNVIGLTALALGWRRSIWTWPAQFVSGLVLFAAFATAHLSGSAGKQIVVMVVACYGFHQWTRGRRRERDGSIAVRFATWRERGVLAGSALAGTLVVGGLFTAFPTLSWDPWPDAYLFVGTVVAMYAQARGMVEFWLAWLLVDLVGVPLNFANGFAFSGFVYIVYGALVLWGLRDWWLRSRGAAPTVPEGTPA; from the coding sequence GTGAACTGGCTCAACGCGGAGGCGTTCACTGTTCTCGACCAGCACATCAAGTGGTCGGACATGATCGGCAACGTCATCGGGCTGACGGCCCTGGCCCTGGGATGGCGCCGCTCGATCTGGACGTGGCCGGCGCAGTTCGTCTCCGGTCTCGTCCTGTTCGCGGCCTTCGCGACCGCCCACCTCTCCGGCAGCGCGGGCAAGCAGATCGTCGTCATGGTGGTCGCCTGTTACGGCTTCCACCAGTGGACCCGCGGCCGGCGGCGGGAGCGGGACGGCTCGATCGCCGTACGCTTCGCCACCTGGCGGGAGCGAGGGGTCCTGGCGGGGTCGGCGCTCGCCGGCACGCTGGTCGTGGGCGGACTGTTCACCGCCTTCCCCACCCTGTCCTGGGACCCCTGGCCGGACGCCTATCTCTTCGTCGGGACCGTGGTCGCCATGTACGCCCAGGCGCGTGGCATGGTCGAGTTCTGGCTCGCGTGGTTGCTCGTCGACCTGGTCGGTGTCCCGTTGAACTTCGCCAACGGATTCGCCTTTTCCGGTTTCGTCTACATCGTCTACGGCGCGCTCGTCCTGTGGGGTCTGCGCGACTGGTGGCTGCGCTCGCGCGGGGCCGCGCCGACCGTCCCGGAAGGAACCCCCGCATGA
- a CDS encoding bifunctional 3,4-dihydroxy-2-butanone-4-phosphate synthase/GTP cyclohydrolase II → MTVATVLSPPAETEDLALDPVERAVADIAAGRPVVVVDDEGRENEGDLVVAAELVTEEIVAFMMSECRGLICAPMEGDELDRLRLPQMVRDNTEALRTAFTVSVDASGAHGVTTGISAADRARTLRLLAGGTATPGDLVRPGHVFPLRARPGGVLARDGHTEAAVDLARMAGLRPAGAIVEIAGEDGRMLRLPELVPFARKHHLTIISIEDLIAYRRRAEPSVRREVSVPLPTRHGAFTAHGYLSADGVEHVALVHGDLGDGADVLVRLHSECLTGDVFGSLRCDCGPQLDAAMDRVRAEGRGVVVYLRGHEGRGIGLMSKLRAYELQERGRDTLDANLELGLPADARDYRAGAEILADLGVSGVRLMTNNPEKADALARHGIRPVRREPMPVQAGEHNLRYLRTKRDRMGHDLPWLDTPVGSGHREE, encoded by the coding sequence ATGACCGTGGCAACCGTCCTCAGCCCTCCCGCGGAAACCGAGGATCTCGCGCTGGACCCCGTCGAACGCGCGGTGGCGGACATCGCCGCGGGGCGCCCCGTCGTCGTCGTCGACGACGAGGGGCGGGAGAACGAGGGGGATCTCGTCGTGGCCGCCGAGCTGGTCACCGAGGAGATCGTCGCCTTCATGATGAGCGAGTGCCGCGGCCTGATCTGCGCGCCCATGGAGGGCGACGAACTGGACCGACTGCGGCTCCCGCAGATGGTCCGGGACAACACCGAGGCCCTGCGCACCGCGTTCACCGTCTCGGTGGACGCGTCCGGCGCGCACGGGGTGACCACCGGCATCTCCGCCGCCGACCGGGCCAGGACGCTCCGACTGCTCGCCGGCGGCACGGCGACGCCCGGCGACCTGGTCCGGCCGGGGCACGTCTTTCCCCTGCGCGCGCGCCCCGGCGGGGTCCTGGCCCGCGACGGCCACACCGAGGCCGCCGTGGACCTCGCCCGGATGGCGGGGCTGCGGCCCGCGGGGGCCATCGTGGAGATCGCCGGGGAGGACGGGCGCATGCTGCGGCTCCCCGAGCTCGTCCCGTTCGCCCGGAAGCACCATCTGACGATCATCTCCATCGAGGACCTGATCGCCTATCGGAGGCGGGCCGAGCCGTCGGTGCGGCGTGAGGTGTCGGTCCCCCTGCCCACCCGGCACGGGGCCTTCACGGCGCACGGCTACCTCTCCGCCGACGGCGTCGAGCACGTCGCCCTGGTCCACGGGGACCTCGGCGACGGCGCGGACGTCCTGGTCCGCCTGCACTCGGAGTGCCTGACCGGTGACGTCTTCGGTTCCCTGCGCTGCGACTGCGGCCCCCAACTGGACGCGGCCATGGACCGCGTCCGCGCCGAGGGTCGCGGAGTGGTCGTCTATCTGCGGGGCCACGAGGGCCGGGGCATCGGACTGATGTCCAAGCTGCGCGCCTACGAACTCCAGGAGCGGGGCCGCGACACCCTCGACGCCAACCTGGAACTCGGCCTGCCCGCCGACGCCCGCGACTACCGCGCGGGCGCGGAGATCCTGGCGGATCTGGGGGTGAGCGGGGTGCGACTGATGACCAACAACCCGGAGAAGGCCGACGCCCTCGCACGACACGGCATCCGCCCGGTCCGCCGCGAGCCGATGCCCGTCCAGGCCGGCGAGCACAACCTGCGGTACCTGCGCACCAAGCGCGATCGGATGGGGCACGACCTGCCCTGGCTCGACACCCCGGTGGGGTCCGGCCACCGGGAGGAGTAG
- the ribH gene encoding 6,7-dimethyl-8-ribityllumazine synthase, with amino-acid sequence MSGKGAPELFVSGVGDLRVAVVAARWHEKVMDGLVDGALRALRDLGIDEPTLLRVPGSWELPVVAKALADRGYDAIVALGVVVRGGTPHFEYVCQGVTEGLTRVSVDTGVPVGFGVLTCDTEDQAVDRAGLPGSAEDKGHEAVTAAVATAATLRSLSEPWR; translated from the coding sequence ATGAGTGGCAAGGGCGCGCCCGAGCTGTTCGTCAGCGGAGTGGGGGACCTCAGGGTGGCCGTCGTCGCGGCGCGGTGGCACGAGAAGGTGATGGACGGACTCGTCGACGGCGCGCTCCGTGCTCTGCGCGATCTGGGCATCGACGAGCCCACCTTGCTGCGGGTCCCCGGGAGCTGGGAGCTTCCGGTCGTGGCCAAGGCCCTGGCCGATCGGGGCTACGACGCGATCGTCGCGCTCGGGGTCGTCGTGCGCGGTGGGACTCCCCATTTCGAGTACGTGTGCCAAGGTGTCACGGAGGGACTGACCCGGGTGTCGGTCGACACCGGGGTCCCGGTCGGGTTCGGGGTGCTCACGTGCGACACCGAGGACCAGGCCGTGGACCGGGCGGGTCTGCCGGGGTCGGCCGAGGACAAGGGGCACGAGGCGGTCACCGCCGCCGTGGCCACGGCGGCCACCCTCCGGTCGCTCTCGGAACCCTGGCGCTGA
- a CDS encoding phosphoribosyl-ATP diphosphatase, whose translation MSKKTFEELFSELQHKAAHGDPATSRTAELVDSGVHAIGKKVVEEAAEVWMAAEYEAKEATAEEISQLLYHVQVMMVARGITLDDVYAHL comes from the coding sequence ATGTCCAAGAAGACGTTCGAGGAGCTGTTCAGCGAGCTCCAGCACAAGGCCGCACACGGTGACCCCGCCACCTCCCGCACCGCCGAGCTGGTGGACAGTGGGGTTCACGCCATCGGCAAGAAGGTCGTCGAGGAGGCCGCGGAGGTCTGGATGGCCGCCGAGTACGAGGCCAAGGAGGCCACGGCCGAGGAGATCTCCCAGCTGCTCTACCACGTCCAGGTGATGATGGTGGCCCGAGGCATCACCCTCGACGACGTGTACGCCCACCTCTAG
- the hisG gene encoding ATP phosphoribosyltransferase: MLRIAVPNKGSLAGPAAEMLHEAGYQQRRESKELRVVDPVNEVEFFYLRPRDIAIYVSSGRLDIGVTGRDLLVDSGAEAEEILPLGFARSTFRFAAKPGAARDLSDLAGNTVATSYEGIVARHLADRGIDASVVHLDGAVETAVELGVAQVIADVVETGTSLRNAGLEVFGDPIMTSEAIVVRRVGADPAEAKVQQFLRRLQGVLVARTYVMMDYDCRVEQLEKAVSLTPGLESPTVSPLHNEGWVAVRAMVPSKEAQQIMDGLYQIGARAILTTAIHACRL; the protein is encoded by the coding sequence ATGCTGCGCATCGCCGTCCCCAACAAGGGTTCACTCGCCGGCCCTGCGGCGGAGATGCTCCACGAGGCCGGCTACCAGCAGCGCCGCGAGTCGAAGGAACTGCGCGTCGTCGATCCGGTGAACGAGGTCGAGTTCTTCTATCTCCGCCCTCGGGACATCGCGATCTACGTCTCCTCCGGCCGGCTGGACATCGGCGTCACCGGACGGGACCTGCTGGTCGACTCCGGCGCCGAGGCCGAGGAGATCCTCCCGCTGGGCTTCGCCAGGTCCACCTTCCGCTTCGCGGCCAAGCCGGGAGCGGCGCGCGACCTCTCGGACCTGGCGGGCAACACCGTCGCCACCTCCTACGAGGGCATCGTGGCCAGGCACCTTGCCGACCGGGGGATCGACGCGTCCGTCGTCCACCTCGACGGGGCCGTCGAGACCGCCGTCGAACTGGGTGTGGCCCAGGTCATCGCCGACGTCGTGGAGACGGGCACCTCGCTGCGCAACGCCGGGCTGGAGGTCTTCGGCGATCCCATCATGACCTCGGAGGCCATCGTCGTCCGCCGTGTCGGCGCGGATCCGGCGGAAGCCAAGGTGCAGCAGTTCCTGCGCCGTCTCCAAGGCGTCCTGGTGGCCCGGACGTACGTGATGATGGACTACGACTGCCGGGTGGAGCAGTTGGAGAAGGCGGTCTCCCTCACCCCGGGGCTGGAGTCGCCGACCGTCTCGCCGCTGCACAACGAGGGCTGGGTCGCGGTGCGGGCCATGGTCCCCTCCAAGGAGGCCCAACAGATCATGGACGGCCTCTACCAGATCGGTGCTCGCGCCATCCTGACCACGGCCATCCACGCCTGCCGTCTCTGA
- a CDS encoding PH domain-containing protein, with protein sequence MTSDPPALPVTFRPGRTRAVLYSAAVACFAAITAVALLLERLGPGERLSFVATALLLDAVLVVLARPKVVAEESGVTVVNLVSVRRLEWAEIVRVNLRQGDPWVFLDLSDGTSLPVLGIQPGIARERAVADARALRALVEARSVPGPDPRQA encoded by the coding sequence GTGACGTCCGACCCGCCCGCATTGCCCGTCACCTTCCGGCCGGGCCGGACCCGTGCCGTGCTGTACTCTGCCGCCGTCGCCTGTTTCGCGGCCATCACCGCGGTCGCCCTGCTGTTGGAGCGGCTCGGCCCCGGGGAGCGGCTGAGCTTCGTGGCGACCGCCCTGCTGCTGGACGCGGTGCTCGTCGTGCTCGCGCGCCCCAAGGTGGTGGCGGAGGAGTCGGGCGTCACCGTGGTCAATCTCGTGAGCGTTCGCCGGTTGGAGTGGGCCGAGATCGTCCGGGTCAACCTCCGGCAGGGTGACCCGTGGGTGTTCCTGGACCTGAGCGACGGGACGAGCCTGCCGGTACTCGGCATCCAGCCGGGTATCGCCAGGGAACGGGCCGTCGCCGACGCCCGGGCCCTGAGGGCGCTGGTCGAAGCGCGCTCCGTCCCCGGCCCCGATCCACGGCAGGCCTGA
- a CDS encoding AAA family ATPase: protein MDFGTQSPPAPADLAWLRGVDAYTLGAYPQAEEEFRTAVRVDPGMADGWLGLHALRVDTTTALLRMFRHRDRFGEQRARHRRTLNSWYWLGWWVQPVLERPRDLALAYASHWLDGRHVAELDRALAGLPPVDGDPQVRFLHACRAYLVKDWDRLVRHTDPLLGDPVLGVEAGLFGGMARVRMEMYGQAEPLLSAALMRCRSEQPQRKELRYWLARAHEGTGRSAAALPLYRAVHRVDPAFMDTSARLAAIHEADGHEEAGDLVTLALAEVEQEERDCLPDTLDPLFGTEARDLRPPDPPAPTTTVATSGRSARYGPVARDSEPPTEPADPLLLEEALAELERMVGLEPVKRQVKALSAQLGMARLRADQGLPVQPPKRHFVFSGPSGTGKTTVARILGRVFYALGLLGGDHLVEAQRADLVGEYLGQTAVKANELIDSALGGVLFVDEAYSLSNSGYGRGDAYGDEALQVLLKRAEDNRDHLVVILAGHPEGMDRLLAANPGLSSRFTTRVDFPSYRPGELTEIGEVLAAEHGDSWDEEARQELLSIAGHVVEQGWIDELGNGRFLRTLYEKSCAYRDLRLSCCPDTPTREDLATLRLPDLIQAYGEVLSGRGPGTAPE from the coding sequence ATGGACTTCGGCACGCAGAGCCCGCCCGCCCCGGCCGACCTCGCCTGGCTGCGCGGTGTGGACGCCTACACCCTGGGCGCGTACCCGCAGGCCGAGGAGGAATTCCGGACCGCCGTGCGGGTGGACCCGGGGATGGCCGACGGCTGGCTGGGGCTGCACGCGTTGCGGGTGGACACCACGACCGCGCTGCTGCGGATGTTCCGGCATCGGGACCGCTTCGGCGAGCAGCGGGCACGCCACCGGCGCACCCTCAACTCCTGGTACTGGTTGGGTTGGTGGGTACAGCCGGTCCTCGAACGCCCGCGGGACCTGGCGTTGGCGTACGCGTCCCACTGGCTGGACGGGCGCCACGTGGCGGAACTGGACCGCGCCCTGGCCGGCCTCCCGCCGGTCGACGGCGACCCTCAGGTGCGCTTCCTGCACGCCTGCCGTGCCTACCTGGTGAAGGACTGGGACCGGCTCGTCCGGCACACCGACCCCCTTCTCGGGGATCCCGTGCTGGGCGTCGAGGCCGGCCTGTTCGGCGGCATGGCCCGCGTGCGCATGGAGATGTACGGCCAGGCCGAGCCTCTGCTGTCGGCGGCGCTGATGCGCTGTCGGAGCGAGCAGCCGCAACGCAAGGAGTTGCGCTACTGGTTGGCGCGGGCCCACGAGGGGACCGGCCGCAGCGCCGCCGCTCTGCCCCTGTACCGGGCGGTGCACCGCGTCGATCCGGCCTTCATGGACACCTCGGCGCGACTCGCCGCGATCCACGAGGCCGACGGCCACGAGGAGGCCGGTGATCTGGTGACGCTCGCCTTGGCCGAGGTGGAACAGGAGGAGCGGGACTGCCTCCCGGACACGCTCGACCCCCTGTTCGGCACCGAGGCACGGGACCTGCGGCCGCCGGACCCACCGGCGCCCACCACGACGGTGGCGACCTCGGGAAGGTCGGCCCGATACGGGCCGGTGGCGCGGGACTCCGAACCGCCGACCGAGCCCGCCGACCCACTGCTCCTGGAGGAGGCGCTGGCCGAACTCGAACGCATGGTGGGGTTGGAGCCGGTGAAGCGCCAGGTGAAGGCCCTCTCGGCTCAGTTGGGGATGGCCCGGCTGCGAGCCGATCAGGGCCTGCCGGTGCAGCCGCCAAAGCGCCACTTCGTCTTCTCCGGTCCCTCGGGCACCGGGAAGACCACCGTCGCGCGCATACTCGGCCGGGTCTTCTACGCACTCGGACTTCTCGGCGGCGACCACCTGGTGGAGGCCCAGCGAGCGGACCTGGTGGGCGAGTACCTGGGCCAGACCGCGGTGAAGGCCAACGAGTTGATCGACTCGGCGCTCGGTGGGGTCCTCTTCGTCGACGAGGCCTACTCCCTGTCGAACTCCGGCTACGGCAGGGGCGACGCCTACGGCGACGAGGCCCTTCAGGTGCTGCTCAAGCGCGCGGAGGACAACCGCGACCACCTGGTGGTGATACTCGCCGGCCACCCCGAGGGCATGGACCGACTGCTGGCCGCCAACCCCGGACTGTCGTCCCGCTTCACCACCCGGGTGGACTTCCCGTCCTACCGCCCGGGGGAACTGACGGAGATCGGCGAGGTGCTCGCCGCGGAACACGGTGACTCCTGGGACGAGGAGGCCCGACAGGAGTTGCTCTCGATCGCCGGTCACGTCGTCGAGCAGGGCTGGATCGACGAGTTGGGCAACGGCCGCTTCCTGCGCACGCTGTACGAGAAGAGCTGCGCCTACCGGGACCTGCGACTGTCCTGTTGTCCGGACACGCCCACCCGTGAGGACCTGGCCACGCTCCGGCTTCCCGATCTTATCCAGGCGTACGGCGAGGTCCTCTCCGGGCGTGGGCCGGGGACGGCTCCGGAGTGA
- a CDS encoding peptidase C39 family protein encodes MSRGRPPSRRSVLFAVAATAAAGGSVASASPGASAARPGPGRRVDFLSWSSTADWSSGTAQGVRVDRGRDPAIALSSPLGVRRHRDPHTGTTEPWEYGVWTSTERPLAVPATEIIASWNAHTPAGTWIQVDLSATYADGTRTPWYVMGRWAAGDEDIRRHSVDGQGDGRSTVHTDVLAMDDTATGSRLTAVRLRVLLHRRPGTAATPLLWRLGAAGSDVPDRFTVPPSPPAGASELAVPRYSQEIHRGRYPEYDDGGEAWCSPASSQMVVEYWGGRVDEEALSWVDPTYTDPQVCHAARHTYDHQYGGCGNWPFNAAYAAGFPGLRAVVTRLESLADLERLVAAGIPVITSQSFSAEELTGAGYGTSGHLMVVVGFTRDGDVIANDPAAPTNVEVRRVYRRREWENVWLRTRRRDAAGRVLSGTGGVCYLYFPTDPGPRRTLALAAVGVH; translated from the coding sequence ATGAGCAGAGGCCGACCACCGTCCCGCCGTTCCGTACTGTTCGCCGTGGCCGCCACGGCCGCGGCCGGCGGCTCCGTCGCCTCGGCGTCCCCCGGAGCGTCCGCCGCCCGGCCGGGCCCAGGACGCCGAGTGGACTTCCTGAGCTGGTCCTCGACCGCCGACTGGAGCTCGGGGACGGCCCAGGGCGTTCGCGTCGACCGCGGCCGTGATCCCGCGATCGCCCTGAGCTCTCCCCTCGGCGTCCGACGCCACCGCGATCCGCACACCGGCACCACCGAGCCGTGGGAGTACGGCGTCTGGACGTCGACGGAGCGCCCTCTCGCGGTGCCGGCGACCGAGATCATCGCCTCCTGGAACGCGCACACCCCGGCGGGCACGTGGATCCAGGTCGACCTGTCCGCCACGTACGCCGACGGGACCCGCACGCCCTGGTACGTCATGGGCCGCTGGGCCGCGGGTGACGAGGACATCCGCCGCCACTCGGTCGACGGGCAGGGCGACGGCAGGAGCACCGTCCACACAGACGTCCTGGCCATGGACGACACGGCGACCGGATCCCGTCTGACCGCCGTCCGCCTGCGGGTGCTCCTGCACCGCCGTCCCGGGACCGCCGCGACGCCCCTCCTGTGGCGGCTGGGCGCGGCAGGCTCCGATGTGCCCGACCGTTTCACCGTCCCGCCCTCCCCGCCCGCGGGCGCCTCGGAACTGGCCGTCCCGCGCTATTCGCAGGAGATCCACCGGGGTCGGTACCCCGAGTACGACGACGGGGGCGAGGCCTGGTGCAGCCCCGCCTCCTCGCAGATGGTCGTCGAGTACTGGGGCGGTCGAGTCGACGAGGAGGCCCTGTCCTGGGTCGACCCGACCTACACCGATCCCCAGGTCTGCCACGCCGCCCGGCACACCTACGACCACCAGTACGGCGGCTGTGGCAACTGGCCCTTCAACGCCGCCTACGCGGCCGGGTTTCCCGGTCTGCGCGCCGTGGTGACCAGGCTGGAGTCGCTGGCCGACCTCGAACGGCTGGTCGCCGCGGGCATCCCGGTGATCACGTCACAGTCCTTCTCGGCCGAGGAGCTGACCGGTGCGGGGTACGGCACGTCGGGCCACCTGATGGTGGTGGTCGGATTCACCCGTGACGGCGACGTGATCGCGAACGATCCGGCCGCGCCGACCAACGTCGAGGTCCGCCGTGTCTACCGTCGCCGCGAGTGGGAGAACGTCTGGCTGCGCACCAGGCGACGGGACGCCGCCGGACGCGTGCTGTCCGGGACGGGAGGGGTGTGCTACCTCTACTTCCCGACGGACCCCGGTCCGCGCCGGACCCTCGCGCTCGCGGCGGTGGGCGTCCACTGA